The genome window ACTCCTACTTCGGGGACATCCTCATGGACGGGAAAGGATTTACGTCCTTCAAAATCTATGAGGAACACGAGAAGCAGATTCATTCCATCATCACAATTCCCACAGGCAATTCAAACACTCTCGGGCAAGACCTCCAAGAGCTGTATGCCAAGCGCCAGACTTTTCAGGCGGCAATAGACAGTTCGCAGTCAATAGCCGTGCGTTCCCGGCTGCATCGGTATTTCAGCCAGGTCGTAACAGCGGTCCAGGTCGCGCAACTGACGGCATAGGGGGAACTATGTCAGAAGCCACGCCCGCGCCCGCCTCTGGCGGCGAATCTACAGTTGCGCCCGAAAAACGGATTGAAGGCCCGCCACTCCTGCCGGACGGCAAGGGGATGGACCTGAAAAAAGTCCGCGATCTTATCCATAACCATCATAACCAATCGGTTCCGCAGGACGACCCGATTCTGGTTGTGGTCACAATCTGCAACGCCTTTTTGGGGGAAATTGAGGCGTTGCACGAACGTCATGAGGCGGGTCTGTCCCGCCTTATGGCCGACAAGTCCGGTGCATACGTTGCCGACATTATAAAGGCCGTGGACAAAC of uncultured delta proteobacterium contains these proteins:
- a CDS encoding conserved hypothetical protein (Evidence 4 : Homologs of previously reported genes of unknown function); this encodes MSEATPAPASGGESTVAPEKRIEGPPLLPDGKGMDLKKVRDLIHNHHNQSVPQDDPILVVVTICNAFLGEIEALHERHEAGLSRLMADKSGAYVADIIKAVDKLSAGLSSASAESLKATTGELEKRLAVFRGSLLWLAAVVSVSALVNVIAFALLAVR